One Triticum dicoccoides isolate Atlit2015 ecotype Zavitan chromosome 3B, WEW_v2.0, whole genome shotgun sequence genomic window, CACCAGGGCAAGACGTCCATGACCTTTGATTTCACCACAGGTGAGTTGGGTTCCTTCGCATCTGCTAACCATCTAATGCAAACTTTAACTTACCGAATGGAAATATAAATAGATTTCACTTTGTCACCTCGTGCATGATTAATGCACATCTCATTACATGTATGTTTGAAATTGTTTTTTTTTTCTGCGACTAATATGTTTGAAAACTGTTGCCTCAGTAAATTTAATCAGCTAAGAGCTTTTGTTGTCTAGTACTCCTACCTGACAAAAAGTTGCCTCAGATCAGTGTGATCTATCTGTGCTGATCAAATCAGATACCATATCTTTGACAAATCAATTGAGGAGGGCATTTTAACCATTAGTGCAGTGACGAATCAGTCACCAAGTCATTATTTTCTTGAAAACAATTTGGCACTTGTTTGCAGGCAGCTCTTCAGGCTCCTCCTTCCCGAGTGGCCTAAAAAGGACTCATGGGGCACTCAACCTGTTCGCTTGGGGTGTCCTCCTGCCTATCGGTGCCATTATCGCTCGgtactgcaggggttgggaccctcTGTGGTTCTACCTTCATGGCGGCATTCAGTTCGTCGGCTTCATCCTCGGTCTGGCCGGCGTTGTGGCTGGCGTATCACTGTACGGCAAGATCCAAGCAGATGTTCCAGCACATAGAGGCCTTGGCATATTTGTGCTTGTGCTTGGTATCCTCCAGGTATGTGATAAATAAATAACCTGCTCTAAGAACTAATGTCATGGACAATCTGGTCAGTAAAATCTTGTCAACTGAAGGCATTATATATGAATCTGAATATATGTGTAACTTCGCAGATTCTAGCGTTCTTCCTAAGGCCCAACAAAGACTCGAAGTACCGGAAATACTGGAACTGGTATCACCATTGGGTAGGCAGGCTTGTGCTCTTCTTTGCAGCAGTTAACATTGTCTTGGGGATCAAAGTTGGAGGCGCGGGTAACTCGTGGAAGATCGGCTATGGTTTCAACCTGGCCATCCTTCTCATCACCATTATCACCCTGGAAGTCCTAGTGTGGACAAGGTGGAAAAACAACAGCGGTCCTACGACGACATACTGACTATGCTTGACTAGGGTTCTTGTTCTGTGAGCTGCTGAAGGCCCTATTATTTTCATTCGTTTTCTTCTTCTTATGCTGTTGTTGTAAGCATGTAATCTATTCTGCAGAATCTTTTAGCAAGGATCTGCGAGACTAGTCTATCGGTGATGTGTTTTGGATTTGAAATGTGTAGAGTGTCCTCAAACTCGTCAGGAACAGTCCTTCCAACTCGCGCTAGGGCTCCCCCgctcccctcccgccgccgccgcccctcccgccgccgccggccgtcggCCCCGCCCCCCCGCCTCCGCCCCCTTCCGCCCTACCCCCCCTCCGTCTTGgctgcctcgcgccgcctccccgggaggtggccggggcggagctCGCGCCCCTCGCCCNNNNNNNNNNNNNNNNNNNNNNNNNNNNNNNNNNNNNNNNNNNNNNNNNNNNNNNNNNNNNNNNNNNNNNNNNNNNNNNNNNNNNNNNNNNNNNNNNNNNNNNNNNNNNNNNNNNNNNNNNNNNNNNNNNNNNNNNNNNNNNNNNNNNNNNNNNNNNNNNNNNNNNNNNNNNNNNNNNNNNNNNNNNNNNNNNNNNNNNNNNNNNNNNNNNNNNNNNNNNNNNNNNNNNNNNNNNNNNNNNNNNNNNNNNNNNNNNNNNNNNNNNNNNNNNNNNNNNNNNNNNNNNNNNNNNNNNNNNNNNNNNNNNNNNNNNNNNNNNNNNNNNNNNNNNNNNNNNNNNNNNNNNNNNNNNNNNNNNNNNNNNNNNNNNNNNNNNNNNNNNNNNNNNNNNNNNNNNNNNNNNNNNNNNNNNNNNNNNNNNNNNNNNNNNNNNNNNNNNNNNNNNNNNNNNNNNNNNNNNNNNNNNNNNNNNNNNNNNNNNNNNNNNNNNNNNNNNNNNNNNNNNNNNNNNNNNNNNNNNNNNNNNNNNGGCCCTGCGGTGGCGGTCGGCGGCCGGCGTGGTGACGGCGCCGCtccttggcggcggggcggcgtggtggTGCCGGGTGGCCGTCGACGCGCCCCCGACCCAGATCCGGGCACGTCGGGCCCCATCTGGGCCCCTGGGGGCCGGCCCCCCGGCATGGTCTCGTTGTCTGCGacgcggtgaggaggaggagcggctcggacTTGGGGCGTCGGCGTCGATggcgtgccggcagcagcgcgaaggcgggagctttacgggcccacgagggctcggccgggcctgtgggcctacgggcctggtgtgctcctgctattgcgtccggacggctactgtcgctgacggtggaggtggggccctcccgcgtgccgatggtgctgatgccctagtcccggctctgattcTTCGTCGTGCTGTTCtcacttcgcggtgccgtggtgagtCGGCGTGGAGGCCTCATGACCGCGTTGGCGTagggtggtggttggtttggtggcgggatccggagcgcccgaggtgcgggttgggatcgggggaaacccctgtcggtGTGGCCGACCCCGGcgcggtggcgcctgtgggtgccgcctgaccttccgggagggcgtcggggctacTCTTCCTatcgcctcgtcgtgtaccgggggaaacccttggcagcagcgtcgtcatcgtcgcgatccttcttggaggtgttgattggtgccggcgcttcggagtcttggagcctaGTGGATCAGACCGGTGGGCCTAgcgatcgcgaggcttcttcgtttttgttgatccgccgttgtccatttgtttcttttgctctttctctgttgtttcttttgggcgtgactgtgctgcttccgccccagcacctatccctGTATGatccggttggttgctttgtatacaaagcggggggaaaccctttttcggcaaTGTGTAGAGTGTTTGAATGTACTACTCCAATGTTGTTTCTTCCAATGCGTGACGAAGAGTGAACAGTGGTATTTTCCTTGTTCAGCTAATTTAGGGGCATGTCTCGCGTTAGGCGTGGGCATTAAAACCAACGGACTGAAGACCGAACCGACATTGGAACCGAAAAAAAAAATGAAATTCCGTTTTTTTTGGTTTTAGATCTACTAACCAGTGTTATTTCGGCCAGTTTGGTTTTTCTCACCTGATTTTATTTCCGTCCGTTTGGTTTTTTATGGTTAACGGGAAACCGAGTATGGCTGAGATGCAACTAACGAACTACCCAAAGTCAGCAAAAGGTGAGCCAATTGAGATTCAAAAATCCAACCTCCAGATTTTTCTCCACCTTCTGTAACCAACCATAACACATCGCACACCTTGTCTATTTCTTCTTGTTGTTCTGGTCTCACATGTAATGTTAAAAAAAGACAGCATTTTTTAGAATCTGGTTTTCCTTTCTCCCCTTTTTAAAATTGTGACCATTTTTTGAAAACatgtgattttttttttcaaattcgcaaacttttttcaaaacatgtgaacttttttcaaattcgtgaaccttTTTTCGAATGCATGAACTTCTTTCAAATGCATGAACATATTTCAGATCCTCAAACTTTTCCAAGTTTTCTAAAATAACAAATTTAGTAAACTCCTTCTCAAATTCATGAATGTTTCTTCCTaatcgatgaacatttttcaaaaatgaTGATTTTTTCAAATTAGTGATTTTTCTttcgaaattatgaacattttggaactcatgaatttttttaaatcatgaatattttcaaaATTTGGAACTTTTCCAAATTCTTGAAAAtatttaaattcatgattttttttggaaattcaTGATCCTTTTTCCAAATTCATATACTTTGTTCAAATTCACATTTTCTTTTTCTAATTGATGAACAATTTTTCAAACCCGCGTTTTTTAAAATTGATAAAAAAGTTCCAAGTCATGAACTTTTCATATTAATACGGAACTGAAACCTTTTTAAAAAACAGCAGGTTTATTTCACATGTGCTAGTATTGAAAAAAAACTCGCAAACAAACCCACCTAGTGAAGCACTGCCTTGAGCGATCGAAAAAACAGCGGTGGAGCGAGCTATAGGCCACGACCCTCTAGACCGTTTATCAGGTGCTGAAGGCGCCAACGAGGCGCTCGCGCTGCGGGCACGCATACGAACTCGATCCAGTTCCACACCTTAAGCGATTGGTTTAGGCTNNNNNNNNNNNNNNNNNNNNNNNNNNNNNNNNNNNNNNNNNNNNNNNNNNNNNNNNNNNNNNNNNNNNNNNNNNNNNNNNNNNNNNNNNNNNNNNNNNNNNNNNNNNNNNNNNNNNNNNNNNNNNNNNNNNNNNNNNNNNNNNNNNNNNNNNNNNNNNNNNNNNNNNNNNNNNNNNNNNNNNNNNNNNNNNNNNNNNNNNNNNNNNNNNNNNNNNNNNNNNNNNNNNNNNNNNNNNNNNNNNNNNNNNNNNNNNNNNNNNNNNNNNNNNNNNNNNNNNNNNNNNNNNNNNNNNNNNNNNNNNNNNNNNNNNNNNCTTAGTACAAACTGCGCTAACCAAGTAGGACACCTTTCTACCCCTCAAAAAATAAAAGTAGGACACCTTTCTGTTGTGTGTAGTttacttcttttttcttcttcaaatATAGCGCTTAAAAATGCAGCGGTTTTCCTGTTAGTTAGTTTTACGGTTTTGCTAGGccgatttttttccttttttattttaatttattttcaaaaattcatggacatttttgtaattgtgaacattttcttaatttGTGGAGTTTTTTTATAATTCATGAAATTTTTCATAAATCTGTGAAATAATTTCAAATGCATGAATGCTTTTCAAATCCACAGGCTCATGTCAACTTATACAAACTTTTTGTCAAaactcggcgctgggggcggttggGTTCCCAGTCGCCGCCCCCAGGacgcccccaggcgccgatatcGGCCCATCTGTTTCGCAAAGCGCCCACTTTTTGGCCCATTTTCGGCGACAAATCGGTTTGATATCGGCGCAAATCGGCCATTGTTCGCCGTGATTGGGCGCAAATTCAACACAAGtaatttttttatcacatagttcgtTACCGAAAATCAAtaaaaatcaaatagttcaacaacaaataATTCAATACAAATTAAGTTCAACAAATAAGAACTCTTATTTCATCAAACGTCGAGCTAGGCAgcgttgcccttgagcctccataggtgctccaccagatcgtgttgcagttgttgatgcacctgCGGGTCtcagatctcctgacgcatattgaggaaggcagtccaggttgctggtagctggtgatcaacttgcgcaaGAGGACCGTGCCTgcaatatggttcagtgtcaaatattggctctttctgctcgctctcaatgatcatgttgtgtaagatgacacaacaagtcatgatctcccacatttaatCTTTTGACCAGGTTTGAGCGGGGTACcaaacaacagcaaatcgagattggagcacaccaaatgcccgttcgacatccttcctgcaagcctcatgAACCTTCGCAAAATGGGAGTTCTTGCCTCATGGCACAGGGTTTGAgagtcttcacaaatgtagaccatctcggatagatgccatcatctAGGTAGTACCCCATTGACCTCAAAGTTCACCAGAGGAGAATCACCGggaactccgtatgcaagcatcctcagagcTGTCATGCACTTCTGGATTCAGGTGAATCCAAGTgcgccggtgcaatccttcttgcacttgaagtagctgtcgcactcccggatggaattcacaatcctgaggaaaaagctttcggctcatccgataacggcaccGAAATGTTTTCTCGTTGTGcaatggagcatcggcgaagtagtcggagtagagcatgcagtagccttctagacgatgccggttctttgctttcacccgccccaacgccgagccacctcgctgcggcttttcattgctcgcgagcaggccggcgagggcggcgaggaccatgagatgctcctcctcctggacgtcggcttcggcttcctcctccagcaacgtCGCGAGCGTCTTCTCGTCGTCCTAGGTCATCGCCTGGCCGGGCAAACAAATCATCGAACACCTGGCGGGCATGGTAGGTACACACCCACCGGTATGCCACCCTGCACGGCCGGGGCACCAGAAAACTCACCCGGAAGGTGGTGACGAGGTTGCCGTGGCGAAACCTTCTCTCCTTTCCGTCGGGGAATGGCCTATCTAGCTATGGCGAATCTGGATGATTTCCTTGACTTTTCACCTAAAAGTGTGGCACATGCATGTTTTTCCCTTTCGCCGGAGCCCCTGAGCGCCCCCCAACGCGTTGGGTTCGGCCTGAGATCGTCGGGCTAAAAAACGGGCCGAGCCAGCGGATTTCAGCGTCTTGGGGATGCAACCGGGGCGATTTTTTTGGCACCCTCGCCCAAAANNNNNNNNNNNNNNNNNNNNNNNNNNNNNNNNNNNNNNNNNNNNNNNNNNNNNNNNNNNNNNNNNNNNNNNNNNNNNNNNNNNNNNNNNNNNNNNNNNNNNNNNNNNNNNNNNNNNNNNNNNNNNNNNNNNNNNNNNNNNNNNNNNNNNNNNNNNNNNNNNNNNNNNNNNNNNNNNNNNNNNNNNNNNNNNNNNNNNNNNNNNNNNNNNNNNNNNNNNNNNNNNNNNNNNNggtgcggctggagatgctcttagtagaCTACCAAGGCCCAAACTTGCTTGCATTTTCAGGCCATGTGCCAAGGCCCGGCCGCCCAACTTTTTGCTCATAGCATACAACCTAACTTTAGTCCCACACCACCGAGCTAGACAAGAGGAAGCATAGAATTCAGCTACATAAAGAGATGGGTGATataggttgtgtcaaaaaaatagaGATGGGCTGATATGGGAAATAGCGAAGTGCACGGTAGGTGAATGGATCGTGCATCCGAGTATTTTTCTTTTTGAAATTTCTATTTTGTGCCCTTGATTTCTTAGTTTTACTCAGTTTTGCTCTGCCGCCTTAACGTTCCTCACTTTTCCCCTCTTCTCTCGACCCCGGCCTTGCAAATGCCCAAACGAAGCATTTCGTTGGGCCAAAGCCCATTGACCGTTACTTGGAGGATATCCTGATGAGTGAGACCTCAAAAGTGCGCCATCGCGGTCGCATCCCAGCCCATGGGCTGAGCCAGTGCGACACGTGCGCGTATCTGCTTAAGAGCCTGAGTGGGAGTTTTATGTAATGGGTCGGCCTGCTCAACCTGCCTGAACAATGTCGAATACCTTTTTCCATTTCTAGTCAATTTTAGAAATTCATAAACATTCATTCCAAACCCAGTTAAGTTGATTCAAGTTCCTAAATTCATCATATCCGCGGGCCTATTTAATAGACAATCTCGTATTTATACATGAAGTTTTTCTTTGTATTTTTGATTTAAATCTATATTATATATAGGACTTCATTAGAAATTCCTAATCAATTCTCTGTTAGTCCAACTCCAGTACAAAAATGTCTATAATCCTCATCTGACCTCATTAATTCAATAAAATTTGCCTCATGATTTTTAGAGAATTGTATTTAAAAAACAACACTAAAAAATTAGCTTCCAAAAGAGGCAGTTTTAAAAAAATACAATAAAAATCATTTCTCAACTGCCAAAGAGGTTTTTTTGTGTGAAATGAGTGgcacaaataagatgcaaaaatgtACTTTTACATTTTCATCATATTTCGGCTACTTGCTTTGTAGAAAACCTAGAAATAGTGATGGACTTGGCAATAAACTACATCACATTtgcagtttaaatttgaattacttTATGTAAATCTCTAGGAGTAGTGAAGGATTTGGCACAAGTTCAAATTGGCCATCTACTGAGTTGTCGGGTATCTAGCTTGTtcttctcctttctcttttttccgttTTCCAATATTTGTTGCAACATCTAAATTTAATCTCTAGTTCAAATGGACGCCATTTTTTCTCTGCTTCTTCTTTTTAAAATCTTCCAGTGTAAACCTGGGAATAGTTTGGGCTGAAATCGTTGTTTTCTGTTTGAATGCTtcggtattgatacgtctccaatgtatctataattttttattgttccatgctatttattatccatcttggatgttttatatgcattattatgctattttatattattttttggcacTAAtcttaacctagtgccaagtgccagttgttgttttcttccttgttttttctttacagaaaattaataccaaacggagtccaaacggaatgaaactttttgacTATTTTTCTTGAAGCGCAAGACACCATGGAAGTTTCGgtaggagtcggcctacttgtcacaggcgtgatgcctatattcatgatcattgccttagatatcgtcataactatgcgcttttctatcaattgctcaacagtaatttgtttacacaccgtgtgtgttctttcaagagagaagcctctagtgaaaactatggccctggatctaccttttatcatattatttttagatctataaaaccaaaaacccaaaaatatcttgctgtaatttatttacatttactttattttgcactatTACTTatattttatacctatctctaccagatctcatccttgcaagtaactgtgaagggattgacaatccctttatcgtgtTGAGTGCAagtatttatttgtttgtgtaggtgcaaccatTGATGACCTGTgttcctcctactgtattgataccttggttctcaactgagggaaatacttatctctagtttgctgcatcaccctttccttttcaagggaaaaaccaatggaaGCTCaataagtagcaggaagaatttctggcgccattaccggggaggatctacatcaagcctaccaagtacccataataatctctcatctcttgcatttacattattcgccatttgcctctttttttctctcccccacttctaaaacattttcagaaaaacacaaagatatttgcctttttatttgccttcttttcgtctgtccttttgtttgcttgtgtgctagactgcttgctttgtcacgatgtctcaagaaaataataagttgtgtgatttttccagcactaataataatgcttttattagtaCTCTAATTGTTCCTGTCACTAGTgcagaatcttatgaaattaatgctgctttgttgaatcttgtta contains:
- the LOC119276754 gene encoding cytochrome b561 and DOMON domain-containing protein At3g61750-like, which produces MARAFGVGAAMLVVVSAFFAPAVTAQTGSCDDPLPTELVGNYSGMACSPVWNNFVLRYAQDGDNVLRVVLSAMYSSGWVGMAFSKDGLMVGSSAMVGWVGKKGQAHVKQFALNGKAPSMVVADRGFLVSNGHAHTVLVKQAKIYLAFQLNFDSQLKKQQVLFAFGSAIPVNDRLAEHQGKTSMTFDFTTGSSSGSSFPSGLKRTHGALNLFAWGVLLPIGAIIARYCRGWDPLWFYLHGGIQFVGFILGLAGVVAGVSLYGKIQADVPAHRGLGIFVLVLGILQILAFFLRPNKDSKYRKYWNWYHHWVGRLVLFFAAVNIVLGIKVGGAGNSWKIGYGFNLAILLITIITLEVLVWTRWKNNSGPTTTY